GTTTGTGGGACCTTTGGTGAACATCCACACGGGAGACACCTTCTACTTCCCCAATTTCAGAGCTTCCGGAGGACAGCTGCCTGGCTTGCCGTCTCTCTCCTACCCGAGAAGGGACAATGTTTGTTCTTTGCCCTGGGCATCCACAGAGCCCTGCAACGGATACCCCCAGCCCTATCTCAGCAGCCCCGTGTCCATTAACCCTTCTTTCAGCAGAGCGTGCGACCTAGCTAGAGTGGAGGAGAGTAAATGCTACTACAGGGAGGCTTGCTCCGAGACTGCCAGCCTCAAGAGGGAGGAAAGGGTCAGGGACAATGCTTTGATGCCACTTGAACCTGGGATTCCCAATGGAATGAGCGGTAATTTCAGCAAATATGACTATCCGGCTGCTGAGACTGTGTCCCACGATCCCCCTTCTTGTCAGTCCTTGGAGTCAGACTCCAGCTCATCCTTACTCAATGAAGGGAATAAGGGCTCGTCCAGCGAACCAACTACAATGGTCTCGCCTATCAACCAAGGAAGCAATCTGACCACCGGTGGTaaggaaaagcaaagcaaaggaaTATGTGTGTGTTGTTAGCTGTGATTCTTATGATGTATTGTAAGGCTCTTCTTCTAAGGTCCACTCTTGTGGATATAATTCATGGAATTAGCAATGGAATCAGCATGCCTATATGTGCAGAGACCACTAGGGGTAGCACTCAAATGCCTAATGTTTTATTGGGTGCtgcttcttttaaaagaaaagcctaTAAACATGTAAATATCCCATAAAATAGATAGTGATTGCACAGATAGCCCCGAATATGCTCGTTGAGATTGAGTACATCATTCGCCCTTGCATAAAATGTTTTAAGGCTTGGGAAAGGTGTGCAGTGGGGTGGCTGCCCGAGAGCTGAAAAACTAAGTACAAAGGTGATGCTTAAAAAAGGCAGAGCTGGGTACATTGAAGTTGTCATGTCAGGCGAAAGGATACCACATCCAACACGCTGATTTctacctgttggctttccccttattgatttttcccttttaaaatttggaaggcgCCATAAAAATACCCCTAACCCCCCGCGGCATCGAGGAGCCATAAAAATACCTATAATGGTGTCTTCCATTATGTATATTTTCTTCTGCAGGGAAGCAGTTTCAACAATGTTTAGCTGATTTCCATATCGTAGGTTGCTTCTTGATCTATCATGTATCCAAAAAGTAGAACCATGCGTGATTTAGGTCTGTTCATCAAGCTTGTAACTAAAATATAGATCTATGTATCAGTATTGTATGCAAAAGTTAGCAATATGTGCCTCTCACGTATCTAAGACACAGATCTATGTATCAATTTTGTATATAAGAATACATCGATGTATACACTGTACCAATTAGATAAAAGAAATAACTCTTAGTTAAATATCGTGCACCCAATATGTAGATTTATGGGGCAGTCTGAAATACATATATGCATCTAATATATAGATCTATATGTCAACCCTAAGTAAGAAATAGTTCTGTGTGTCTATCTATGCATCAGTCAGATCTATCAAGTATTGCAGACCAAGATTTATGAATCTCTCTTGCGTGAGATACCTCTGCCTTGTACCCTCTGATGTTGCTATGAGGTGAGCGTTACAAACTGTGAATGCAGACGAGGGGCAGGGAAGTGCGGGAAAGATCCTATCTTGGAAGCCGACTTTGTTTCTTCCAGTGTATTAAATTCTCCTTTCAATCACACGTCCTTAGGTGCTCCTTGGTACCCGATGCATACAAGGTCCCGGAAAAAGCGAAAGCCTTATTCCAAGCTCCAGCTAGCAGAGCTGGAAGGGGAGTTTATGGTCAACGAATTCATTACCCGCCAAAGAAGGAGGGAGCTCTCAGACCGATTAAACCTAAGTGATCAGCAGGTGAAGATCTGGTTCCAGAACCGACGCATGAAAAAGAAAAGACTGCTTCTGAGGGAGcaagctctttctttcttttaaagttCAAAAAGCGTCCATGTTGGTTAACCTCATAGACTTTCTAGTGTTCATCCTAGCTGATGGTCCCGggactttacctgatcactcataattttctttaaaaaacaaaaacaaatcagcgGGCATATATAAATATGAGAATATGCATCTCCTTCACTGGAACTGTTGGGAAAGACCCGATGTGAATGCGCAGCTCCCCAAACCCACCCATCAGCCAGAGTTGGTTTCTATGGTCTAAAAGATTGTCAGCAGCATTGTGTATAATCTGAGTGTGATGTCGAGTACGACCCACTATCCTTTCATTGACAAGCCGAACAGGTATGGTTTCCCTCCAAGCAATAAGGTTTGTTGGGTTGTGTGCGATATTTCCCCCCGACCCCCGACTGCTCTGGTTTTGTGGTTGGTACCTATTCCAGACAGCATCGAAGATCAGTCTTAGAACCAAGTCACCATCCTGTATTGTAACGAGGTTCTAGTACTGGGTGTTCATTCTCTGGAGTGGATGGATGTGGCTCCTTAATTCAGCTCCCGCCCGTTCTTAGGGTGAACGGTTCGCCAGTGGTGCATATTTCCAGACCCATTTTCACTACAAGTGGAGGGTTCTCGGCGAACAGAATAACTGGTTTGCTCAGAATCTGTAGGAAGAAGACAGAGGGAAAGAATGTATAGCAATGTGTAGCTGGTTGTCCCTGAGCTGGGAACTTAGCTCGGATACATGGCGCTTCTTGCATGGTGCTTTGCTCAGAATAAAAGGGATGATATTAGAACGAGTCCAGGCCCcgcacccacccaccccgccACACGCTACCCCAAAAATCCTTCGAAGCAAAATGGAATTTACTTCCAAATTAAACTGGAAGATTCCCtctgaaaccaaaaccaaacGCGTTTTCTGCGATGCCCCCAATTGTATTCTTATTAGCGGCCACTTCAAGTCATTGTATGTGCTTAAACACAACTCCGCTGCAGGAGTATTCGTGCCGTTTCGCAGTGCTTATTGATTGCGGCATAGAAAAGAAAATACCCTTTTGTGGCATTCAGTGATGGCGTCAATTAAGCTAAAAAATATACTTCTTCCTATAGCTGTCTTTAAACATTAACTTCATCGCttggtttttattttagaaatgaaGGAgcaggttgttgggttttttaaagatGACTTCTAGTCAAGTAGGCAGAAAAACACAAAAATCAGTGGCTGCTTTCCCTCGGAAACAGACATCCAGAGCAGCGATAGTGACACATTCAATTTTCCAACACCCGCAGTTCTTCCTTAACTCAGACAATCCCCACATTTATGGGGGTGAGGTCTTTTTATTTAGGAAAAACGTGGACCCGGTCATTTCCCTCCTTCCCACACCATTCATACCTCTTAGGCCT
The DNA window shown above is from Caretta caretta isolate rCarCar2 chromosome 20, rCarCar1.hap1, whole genome shotgun sequence and carries:
- the HOXC12 gene encoding homeobox protein Hox-C12, which produces MGEHNLLNPGFVGPLVNIHTGDTFYFPNFRASGGQLPGLPSLSYPRRDNVCSLPWASTEPCNGYPQPYLSSPVSINPSFSRACDLARVEESKCYYREACSETASLKREERVRDNALMPLEPGIPNGMSGNFSKYDYPAAETVSHDPPSCQSLESDSSSSLLNEGNKGSSSEPTTMVSPINQGSNLTTGGAPWYPMHTRSRKKRKPYSKLQLAELEGEFMVNEFITRQRRRELSDRLNLSDQQVKIWFQNRRMKKKRLLLREQALSFF